GTTGCCGTCGGCGAGCTTGCCGCTCACGGACTTGCCGCGAATCAGGACCTCTTTGACCTCGCCCGTCTCCACCTTCTTGAGAAACTCGGAGAAGACCATCTTGTCGCGCGAGGGCTGGCTGGCCTGAAAGACGTTGAAGAGGACGATGACGATGAGGCCGATCACCATCCAGAGGGCGAGATTCTTGTAAAACGGCGAATTCATCGTGCCCCGAAGTATATCATAGCGATCAATCGTCGTCGGTCGCCCCGCGGGGAGTTTTTAGCCCTCCAGATCGTGGATTTCGGGCAGGTTCCGATACAGGCCGTCGACGTCGAAACCATAGCCGACCACGAAGCGGTCAGGAATGGCGAAGCCCACGTAGTCCAGCGGCACCTCGACCTGGCGGCGCTCGACCTTGTCCAGCAGGGTGCAGACCTGGAGGCTCCGCGGATCCCGCGTCTCGAGGTTCCGGCGAAGGTAGTCCGCGGTCTTGCCCGAGTCCACGACGTCCTCGACGAGGATGACGTTCCGGCCCTCGATGGAGCTGGAGAGGTCCGCGGTGAGACGGACCACCCCGGTCGAGCGCGTCGCCGAGCCGTAGGAGGACACGCCCACGAAGTCTACGGCGACGGGAACGGGGATGGCCCGGATGAGATCGGCCATGAAGATGGCCGCGCCCTTGAGCACGCCGACCAGGAGCGGGGTGCGCTGGCCATGCTCACGCCCGATGGCCCGGCCAAGCTCGGCCACCCGGGCGGCGATCTCCGCGCGCGAGACAAGCACCCGGCCCGGGCGCTGCGCCATGAGCCTACTTGGGCGCGACGAAGGCAGCCACCGAGCGCTCGGCGCGCATCCGGTCGGCCATGCGCTGGGCCTCGGCTTTGCTCTTGAACGTGCCCACGCGAACCCTGAAGCGGATCTGTCCGTCCTCGCCCGAGATCTGCGTGACATAGGCGTCGAAGCCCGCCTGGCGGAGCTGCTTCTCGAGGCCATCGGCCTGCACGCGAGTCTTGAAGGCGCCCGCCTGGACGGACCAGGGCCCCGACGCCTCCGCCGCGGCTTTGGCCGTCTCCGCTCCGGATTTGGCCTCCGTCGGCGCGGGCTTCTCGACGAGAGTCTCTTCGTGACTCGTGGACCGGCTCGGGGGGGGCGGCGATGGGATGGGTTCGGCTTTCGGAGTCACCGGCGCGGCCACCGTCTTGGCCTTGTCCTCGTGGCGCGGCGAGGCATGGGCATCGGCCCCGCTCCGACCCAGGGGCGCGGTCAGCGTTTGGTAGAAGGTGAGCTTCTGATCCACCGACGGCACCGGCTCGACATCGGTGCTCGATAGTCCGCCGCGCTTGCCGGGCGGGATGGTTTTCCTGGCGCCCGCCTCGGCGCTGGCCGTCATGGCGGCGGGTCGACTCCACTGACGGCCCACCAGCACGCCCAGCGCGAAGGTCAGCCCCATGATGAGGGCGCTCGCCGTCAAGAGGGCGATCCACTGGGCCCGCCCCGGCCCGTGTCTCCCGCGTCCCCTCTCGCCTCGCATTACATGCTCTCCGGCGCGGAAACGCCGAGAAGACCGAGTCCGTTGCGGACCACCTGCCCCACCGCGGCGGCCAGGCCGAGACGCGCCAGGGTCAGCTCCCTGTCCTCGGTGATCACGCGGTGGGCCTTGTAGTACGGGTGATAGAGACCCGCGAGCTCGGTCAGGTAGTACGCGACGCGGTGGGGCTCGCGGGCATGCGCGGCCCCCGCCACGAGGCTCGGGTACTGGAGCAGGCGCTTGATGAGCCGCTGCTCCTCGGGCAGGCCCAGCCGCCGGAAATCGACGTGCTCCCACGGAGGAATCACGAGCGTCTGCTCGGCCGCGGTGCGGAAGAGGCTGGAGACGCGCGCGTGAGCATACTGGACGTAGAAGACCGGATTGTCCGCCGACTGCCTGGTGGCCACCGCGAGATCGAAGTCGAGCGGGCTGTCGTGGCGGCGCGTGAGAAAGGTGAAGCGCGCGGCGTCACGCCCCACCTCCTCGAGCAGCTCGTCCATCAGCACGAATTCGCCGCGACGCTTGGACATGCGCACGGGCTCGCCGTCGCGCAGAAGGGTGACGAGCTGGACGACGAGGAACTCGAGGCGGTCCGGCGGATGTCCCAGCGCCTGCATGGCCGCCTTCATCCGTGGGATATGGCCGTGGTGGTCGGGGCCGAGGAGATCGATGACGACGTCCGCCTGCCCAAACTTGATGAAGTGATGGAACCCGATATCCACCGCGAAATACGTCAACTCACCGTCAGACTTTCTCAGCACGCGGTCCTTGTCGTCTCCGAAAGAGGTCGAGCGGAACCAGAGGGCCCCGTCCTGCTCGTAGGTATGGCCGGCCGCCGTGAGGGCCGCGATGGCCCGCTCGGGCAGCCCGGCATTCCGCACATCGCCCTGCTCATGCCTCCAGCTCTCGAAGCGGGTGCCATAGGATTCGAGCACCTGACGCTGGCCCGCCACCATGCTGGCGACGGCCTGGCGCCCGAGGAGCTCGACACGCTCGGCCTCCGGCCGGTGCGCGACGGCACGCATCCCCGTGGCATCCGTGGCGAGCCAGTCCTTGACGAGATCCACGAGGTATTCGCCCGGATAGGCGTTCTCCGGCAGCTCGACGGTCTCGCCGAGGGCCTGGCGGAGCCGCACGTCCACGGAGCGCGCCAGGGCCTCGAACTGATTGCCGGCGTCGTTGACATAGAACTGGCACTCGACGGCCATGCCCTGTGAGCGCAGGATCCGCGCGAGGGCATCGCCCACCGCCGCCGCGCGGGCATTGACGATGACGAGCGGGCCCGTGGGATTGGCCGAGACGAACTCGAGGAGGCCGCGCCCGCTCGTGGCCGTCTGACTCGTGCCGTACCCATCCGCGGCGGCGAGGATCTCCTTGAGGGCCTCGGCGCACCAGTCCGACGCGAGCGACACGTTCAGGAATCCCGGGCCCGCCGCCTCGAGCTTGGAGACCATCGGGCTCACCGGGAAATTCTTTCTGATCGCCTCGGCGATCTCGCGCGGCGCCTTCCGGGCCGGGCGAGCCAGCGCCATGGCGACATTGGTGGCGTAGTCGCCGTGAGACTCCTCCCGCGGCACTTCCCAGATCATGTCGTCCGGCACGGGCAGCCCCGCTTTGACCAAGGCGTCTCTGAGCAGCTTCGACAAGAGTTCCGTGATTGAGTTCTGCATTCCCGGTCCGTTAAGATACGAATCGCCGCACGTGGCGGCGCCGATTCATCGTACAACGCGGGTCCAGCCGGGCGGCCAGAAATTAGAGGGCGAAAAACATCAAGAGACTCCCGAGAGCCTCAATAGCTGGTAGACCGCGCCCATGTCGAGCGCTTTCCGCAGGGTCTCGGCCAGGCGATCATATCCGGCTTCCCGCCGCGACCGGTGATCACGTCCTGTCGTCGTCCCGCCCGGAATCGCTCCCGCCCACTCGAGAATGCTCCGGCGAGCGGCGCCCACCTCGAGAAGGCCGTGAAGATAGGTCCCGCGCACTCGCCCGTCACGCGACACGGCCCCCTCCGGCACCCCGCCCACGACGCAGAAGGGCGCGACATCACTCTCGATGCGCGTTGCGCCCGCGTGGATCTCATACGCCTCGAAGTCGGGTCCATCGGGCAGGAGCCTGGCCTTAACGCGCCGCGTGACCTTGAGAGGCTCGAGCGTCGTACTGAGCGGGAGCAGCGCGAGACCCGCCTCCGTGCCACCGCTCTCGACGCCGTGCGGATCCGCGACCATCCGCCCCAGCATCTGGTAGCCGCCGCATATGCCGAGCAGCGCTCCGCCGCCACGGATATGCGCGGTCAGCGCATCACCGAAGCCGCGCGACTTGAGCCATCGCAGATCCGCGATGGTGTCCTTCGAGCCCGGCAGGATGACGAGCGCTGCGTCGGAGATCTCGACGGGACTCCGTGCATAGACCACGCGCACGTCCGGCTCGGATTCCAGGGGGGCGAAGTCCGTGAAGTTGGCGATGTGCGGCAGCCTGACTATGGCCACGGTGGGGATCACTGCCGGCCCCACGGCCCGCGGAAGCGAGCGTCCCTCCAGGGCGACGGAGTCCTCTTCCGGCAGGGCAAGGTCAGGGAGGTACGGGACTACGCCAAGGACGGGCCGGCGAGCTCGCCGCTCCAGGTCGCGCAGGGCGGGAGCCAGGAGCTTGGCATCGCCGCGGAACTTGTTGACGACGAAGCCCGCCACGCGCCGACGGTCGGGAGGCTTCAGGATGGCCATGGTCCCCACGAGGCTCGCGAAGGCCCCGCCCCGGTCGATATCGCCCACGAGAAGCACGGGCGCCTTCGCCATGGCCGCCACGCGCATATTGGCGAGGTCGCGACGCATGAGATTGGGCTCGGCGGGGCTTCCCGCGCCCTCGATGACGACGACGTCGGACTCGCGCGCGAGCGTCGCATAGCTCGAGCGGACGGCCGGCCAGAGCCGCCCCGCTTGACGGTAATACTCCCGGGCGGGCATGTCTCTGAGCGCCTTCCCGAGCAGAACGACCTGGCTCGTCGCGTCCGCGCGAGGCTTGAGGAGAATGGGGTTCATCTCGACCCGCGCGGGCACCCGGGCCGCCTCGGCCTGCATGGCCTGCGCCCAGCCCATCTCGCCGCCATCCATCGTCACGTGGGCATTGAGCGACATGTTCTGCGACTTGAAGGGCGCAACGCGAAGGCCATCCTGGGCCAGGAGCCGGCACAGGCCGGCCGCGAGCACCGTCTTGCCCACATGCGAGCCCGTGCCCTGGAGCATGATCGCCCGCGCGCGAGTCATCTTAGCCTTCTTGGGCTCGCCATCTCAGGATAGCCATCGCAGCATCAGGAGGCTCACGCACAGCCACACGCCCGCGGCGCCCGCGAAGACGCGCACCGCGCGGTCCATGGCCGCGACATCGGGAGGCGGGCCGTCGCCCAGCCGGTAGTGTCCGAGCTTCTCGAGGGTGACGCCGAGCGCGCCCGCCATGGCCGCTATGGTCTGCCCCGCATTGGGGCTCGCCGTGAGGCCACCATCTCGCCGCATCATTCTCCACGCTCCCCGCGCGGACTCGCGGCCGAGCCACGCCCCCGCGCAGAGGGCCAGCGCCCCCAGCCGCGCGGGAATCCAGTTGAGCATGTCGTCGAGGCGCGCGGAGGCGCCCCCCAGCTGCTCGAGCCGCCCTTCGCGATAGCCGATCATGGCATCAGCCGTGTTGACGGCGCGGTACAGCCACGCACCGGGCAGTCCCGCCACGAGATAGAAGCAGAGCGGCGCCGTCCAGCTATCGGTGAAATTCTCGGCCAGCGATTCGACGGCGGCGCCGGCCGTGGCGCCCGCATCAAGATCATCGGTCCGACGGCTGACCAGATGGACGCCGGCGGCGCCCCGGGCCGCGGCCAGCTCGCCCTCGGCGAGCGCGTCGCGCACCTGCCACACGGCGGCGACCAGACCGCGGATGGAGAAGGCGCATTTGAGCAGCCATGCCTGGGCGCCCAGGGCGAACGGCCACCACAGGAGATTCGTGAGCGCTTGGGCGAAGAGCGCTCCCATGATGGTCACGACGCTGACCGTGACGATGAGGAGGACGCCATAAAGGGCCAGGAAATCGCGCGGCAGGGGCTCGGCCCATGACCGTCCGAGCGAGATCAGCTTGCCTATCCACGAGACGGGATGGAGCCGGTTCGGCGGGTCGCCGAGCAGCAGATCAAAAGCCACCGCGAGCAGCAGGACGGCTATGGAATTGACGAACGGGAGACCCATGGCCGGGGCATTCAACGGAGCTCGAAGATCACGGGCAGCCGGACGCGGAGAGGGCGTCTGGGAAGGTGCTCGGGCATTGGCACCGACGGCACCCGGCGAACGGCCTCGATCGCGGCCTCGTCGAGCAGCGCATGGGCCGATGAGGTGACCAGGCTCACGGCACGAACTCGCCCCGTGGCATCGAGCAGCACCTCGAGCTCGACGCGGCCGGAAAGCCCCTGACGTCTGGCCGCCAGCGGATAGACGACATACTCCTGGATGAGCTGGCGGAAGCGCGCGAGGTATGGCCCGAACTCGGCGGGCGGATCACCACGATCGGGCCCCGGCCCCGCCAGCGCGAGGGGTGAGCCGGTGGCGCCGCCGCCCGGCTGTCCTTGACGCCCCGGCGCGTTGCTCGTCGCCCCTCCGCTTGCCGTCACGCTTGCGCCTGAGCTCGCGGGTCCGTCTGGGCTCACCCTCCCGGCGGGCGACGCGGGCGCCGCCGACTCGATGCTCGGCGCCTCCTGGGAGAGGGGCCGCGGCGGCTCGGGCATCGGTTGAAGCTCAGGCTCAGCCACGGCGGCGGGCGCCCGCGGCGGCGGGGGGGACGACGTCGCGCGCACGCGCGGACGCCGTGCGTGTTCCAAATCGGCGGGGAGCGCCGCGGGCGCGCGCGGCCGGTCACTGCCGG
The nucleotide sequence above comes from Candidatus Methylomirabilota bacterium. Encoded proteins:
- a CDS encoding ATP-dependent metallopeptidase FtsH/Yme1/Tma family protein, with the protein product MNSPFYKNLALWMVIGLIVIVLFNVFQASQPSRDKMVFSEFLKKVETGEVKEVLIRGKSVSGKLADGN
- the hpt gene encoding hypoxanthine phosphoribosyltransferase — its product is MAQRPGRVLVSRAEIAARVAELGRAIGREHGQRTPLLVGVLKGAAIFMADLIRAIPVPVAVDFVGVSSYGSATRSTGVVRLTADLSSSIEGRNVILVEDVVDSGKTADYLRRNLETRDPRSLQVCTLLDKVERRQVEVPLDYVGFAIPDRFVVGYGFDVDGLYRNLPEIHDLEG
- a CDS encoding SPOR domain-containing protein; protein product: MRGERGRGRHGPGRAQWIALLTASALIMGLTFALGVLVGRQWSRPAAMTASAEAGARKTIPPGKRGGLSSTDVEPVPSVDQKLTFYQTLTAPLGRSGADAHASPRHEDKAKTVAAPVTPKAEPIPSPPPPSRSTSHEETLVEKPAPTEAKSGAETAKAAAEASGPWSVQAGAFKTRVQADGLEKQLRQAGFDAYVTQISGEDGQIRFRVRVGTFKSKAEAQRMADRMRAERSVAAFVAPK
- the argS gene encoding arginine--tRNA ligase; translation: MQNSITELLSKLLRDALVKAGLPVPDDMIWEVPREESHGDYATNVAMALARPARKAPREIAEAIRKNFPVSPMVSKLEAAGPGFLNVSLASDWCAEALKEILAAADGYGTSQTATSGRGLLEFVSANPTGPLVIVNARAAAVGDALARILRSQGMAVECQFYVNDAGNQFEALARSVDVRLRQALGETVELPENAYPGEYLVDLVKDWLATDATGMRAVAHRPEAERVELLGRQAVASMVAGQRQVLESYGTRFESWRHEQGDVRNAGLPERAIAALTAAGHTYEQDGALWFRSTSFGDDKDRVLRKSDGELTYFAVDIGFHHFIKFGQADVVIDLLGPDHHGHIPRMKAAMQALGHPPDRLEFLVVQLVTLLRDGEPVRMSKRRGEFVLMDELLEEVGRDAARFTFLTRRHDSPLDFDLAVATRQSADNPVFYVQYAHARVSSLFRTAAEQTLVIPPWEHVDFRRLGLPEEQRLIKRLLQYPSLVAGAAHAREPHRVAYYLTELAGLYHPYYKAHRVITEDRELTLARLGLAAAVGQVVRNGLGLLGVSAPESM
- a CDS encoding cobyric acid synthase; this translates as MTRARAIMLQGTGSHVGKTVLAAGLCRLLAQDGLRVAPFKSQNMSLNAHVTMDGGEMGWAQAMQAEAARVPARVEMNPILLKPRADATSQVVLLGKALRDMPAREYYRQAGRLWPAVRSSYATLARESDVVVIEGAGSPAEPNLMRRDLANMRVAAMAKAPVLLVGDIDRGGAFASLVGTMAILKPPDRRRVAGFVVNKFRGDAKLLAPALRDLERRARRPVLGVVPYLPDLALPEEDSVALEGRSLPRAVGPAVIPTVAIVRLPHIANFTDFAPLESEPDVRVVYARSPVEISDAALVILPGSKDTIADLRWLKSRGFGDALTAHIRGGGALLGICGGYQMLGRMVADPHGVESGGTEAGLALLPLSTTLEPLKVTRRVKARLLPDGPDFEAYEIHAGATRIESDVAPFCVVGGVPEGAVSRDGRVRGTYLHGLLEVGAARRSILEWAGAIPGGTTTGRDHRSRREAGYDRLAETLRKALDMGAVYQLLRLSGVS
- the cbiB gene encoding adenosylcobinamide-phosphate synthase CbiB — protein: MGLPFVNSIAVLLLAVAFDLLLGDPPNRLHPVSWIGKLISLGRSWAEPLPRDFLALYGVLLIVTVSVVTIMGALFAQALTNLLWWPFALGAQAWLLKCAFSIRGLVAAVWQVRDALAEGELAAARGAAGVHLVSRRTDDLDAGATAGAAVESLAENFTDSWTAPLCFYLVAGLPGAWLYRAVNTADAMIGYREGRLEQLGGASARLDDMLNWIPARLGALALCAGAWLGRESARGAWRMMRRDGGLTASPNAGQTIAAMAGALGVTLEKLGHYRLGDGPPPDVAAMDRAVRVFAGAAGVWLCVSLLMLRWLS
- a CDS encoding TonB family protein, translated to MNVRRLATLASSAALHAVAVGAVLVLAAGLREPQPLFIDLTGGAAHAMSSDGVPGSDRPRAPAALPADLEHARRPRVRATSSPPPPRAPAAVAEPELQPMPEPPRPLSQEAPSIESAAPASPAGRVSPDGPASSGASVTASGGATSNAPGRQGQPGGGATGSPLALAGPGPDRGDPPAEFGPYLARFRQLIQEYVVYPLAARRQGLSGRVELEVLLDATGRVRAVSLVTSSAHALLDEAAIEAVRRVPSVPMPEHLPRRPLRVRLPVIFELR